Proteins found in one Rhodovulum sp. MB263 genomic segment:
- a CDS encoding putative peptidoglycan glycosyltransferase FtsW — protein MTEMVYGTAPIRAGEPVLPRWWRTVDKWAMSFVLILFGVGMLLGLAASVPLAEKNGFAPFYYVERQAVFGGLALCTMLVFSMLSPTMVRRLGVLGCGAALLGLVLLPVFGTDFGKGAVRWYSLGFGSVQPSEFLKPGFIILTAWLMAAAQEVEGPPGKTMSLALAVVVVAFLALQPDFGQAALILFAWGVMYFVAGAPFMVLVAVAGGVVFAGTVAYENSEHFARRIDGFLNPEIDPRTQLGYATNAIREGGFFGVGVGEGQVKWSLPDAHTDFIIAVAAEEYGLVLVAFIIALYCAIVIRSLFRLLKERDPFIRIAGTGLACTFGVQALINMGVAVKLLPAKGMTLPFVSYGGSSLIAGGIMVGMLLALTRNRPQGEMTDLLRRRSRE, from the coding sequence ATGACGGAGATGGTCTACGGCACCGCGCCCATCCGGGCGGGTGAACCGGTTTTGCCGCGCTGGTGGCGGACCGTGGACAAATGGGCGATGTCCTTTGTTCTTATTCTGTTCGGCGTGGGCATGCTGCTGGGCCTCGCCGCCTCGGTGCCCCTGGCCGAGAAGAACGGCTTTGCCCCCTTCTACTATGTCGAAAGACAGGCCGTCTTCGGCGGGCTCGCGCTGTGCACGATGCTGGTCTTCTCGATGCTCTCGCCGACGATGGTGCGGCGGCTGGGCGTGCTCGGCTGCGGCGCCGCGTTGCTGGGGCTCGTGCTGCTGCCGGTCTTCGGCACCGATTTCGGCAAGGGCGCGGTGCGCTGGTATTCGCTGGGCTTCGGCTCGGTCCAGCCCTCGGAATTCCTCAAGCCCGGCTTCATCATCCTGACCGCCTGGCTGATGGCCGCAGCTCAGGAGGTCGAGGGTCCGCCCGGCAAGACCATGTCGCTGGCGCTGGCCGTGGTCGTTGTGGCATTTCTGGCGCTGCAGCCCGATTTCGGGCAGGCCGCGCTGATCCTCTTCGCCTGGGGGGTGATGTATTTCGTCGCCGGCGCGCCCTTCATGGTGCTGGTCGCCGTGGCGGGGGGCGTGGTCTTCGCGGGCACCGTTGCCTATGAGAATTCCGAGCATTTCGCCCGCCGGATCGACGGCTTCCTGAACCCCGAGATCGACCCCCGCACCCAGCTTGGCTATGCCACCAACGCGATCCGCGAGGGCGGCTTCTTCGGCGTCGGCGTCGGCGAGGGTCAGGTCAAGTGGTCGCTGCCCGACGCGCATACCGATTTCATCATCGCGGTCGCGGCCGAGGAATACGGCCTGGTGCTGGTCGCGTTCATCATCGCGCTTTACTGCGCCATCGTCATCCGCTCGCTGTTCCGGCTGCTGAAGGAACGCGATCCCTTCATCCGGATCGCGGGCACCGGGCTTGCCTGCACCTTCGGCGTGCAGGCGCTGATCAACATGGGGGTCGCGGTCAAGCTTCTGCCCGCCAAGGGGATGACCCTGCCCTTCGTCAGCTATGGCGGCTCGTCGCTCATCGCGGGCGGGATCATGGTCGGCATGCTGCTGGCGCTGACCCGGAACCGGCCTCAGGGCGAGATGACCGACCTTCTGCGCCGAAGGAGCCGCGAATGA